A genomic segment from Flavobacterium sp. 9R encodes:
- a CDS encoding neutral zinc metallopeptidase, whose product MKWQGRRQSDNMEDRRGMSTGGKSLVGGGIIGIIILLVNIFGGENAQMITPVLEQFNNQSQSAPTEQRDLTPSEIEEGKFVKTILADNEDVWNKIFQENNLQFEAAKIVLFSGQIETACGGASSASGPFYCPGDKKIYMDMSFFEELRTKFGAEGGDFAVAYVIGHEYGHHIQNLLGTSTKMRQLQEGKSEAEANKLSVALELQADFYAGLWTNYNEKTNAMLEPGDIEEALSAAQAVGDDAIQKKMQGQVVPDSFTHGTSEQRMYWFQKGLQSGDIKQGNTFNYIQ is encoded by the coding sequence ATGAAATGGCAAGGAAGAAGACAAAGCGATAATATGGAAGACCGCCGAGGGATGTCTACCGGAGGGAAATCACTCGTAGGCGGAGGTATCATCGGAATTATCATTTTACTGGTCAATATTTTTGGTGGCGAAAACGCACAAATGATAACGCCTGTTTTAGAACAATTCAACAACCAATCACAAAGTGCCCCTACAGAACAAAGAGATTTAACGCCAAGCGAAATCGAAGAAGGCAAATTTGTAAAAACTATCCTAGCTGATAATGAAGATGTTTGGAATAAAATTTTTCAAGAAAATAATCTTCAATTTGAAGCTGCAAAAATTGTTCTTTTTAGCGGACAAATTGAAACCGCTTGTGGTGGAGCCAGCTCAGCCTCTGGACCTTTTTATTGCCCTGGCGACAAAAAAATCTATATGGATATGTCCTTTTTCGAGGAATTAAGAACCAAATTTGGAGCTGAAGGTGGTGACTTTGCTGTGGCTTACGTAATTGGTCATGAATACGGGCACCACATTCAGAATCTATTGGGAACTTCAACCAAAATGCGTCAACTCCAAGAAGGAAAAAGTGAAGCCGAAGCCAACAAACTATCTGTAGCCTTAGAACTCCAAGCCGATTTCTATGCGGGTCTTTGGACAAATTATAACGAAAAAACAAACGCTATGTTAGAACCCGGTGATATAGAGGAAGCCTTAAGCGCCGCACAAGCCGTAGGCGACGACGCCATCCAAAAGAAAATGCAAGGGCAAGTTGTACCCGATTCCTTTACTCACGGTACCTCAGAGCAGCGAATGTATTGGTTTCAAAAAGGATTGCAATCCGGCGATATCAAACAAGGCAACACCTTCAATTACATTCAGTAA
- a CDS encoding aldehyde dehydrogenase, which translates to MNYKTSLAFRKETLVKLLNTIVLLEDEIVQALYKDFKKPAFEAVLTETNYVITELKDTIKNLNKWAKPERVWPSILNFPSTDYILREPYGKVLIIAPWNYPFQLALCPLVSAVAAGNQVVLKPSELTPNTAAVIKKIIEKVFHVSHVKVENGGVEVAQKLLSQRWDYIFFTGSVPVGKVVAKAAAEHLTPVTLELGGKNPCIIDETANLKLAAKRIVWGKFINAGQTCIAPDYILIQKDMKDHFVDFVKIELQKAYGEDPQKSPDFARIVNEKNWLRLVNMIDSQKVLIGGESKIDDCYIAPTLIEETSLDSLVMQEEIFGPLLPLLTYDDPNELEAIIGRYEKPLALYVFTEDRAFGKEIMKKYSFGGGCINDTVVHFSNQRLPFGGVGHSGIGAYHGRLSFDVFSHKKGIVKKANWLDLPMRYAPYKDKLQSIKKLLQWL; encoded by the coding sequence ATGAATTACAAAACAAGTTTAGCTTTTAGAAAAGAAACATTAGTAAAACTACTCAATACTATTGTGTTACTAGAAGACGAAATCGTACAAGCATTGTATAAAGATTTCAAAAAACCCGCTTTTGAAGCCGTATTGACCGAAACCAATTATGTCATTACAGAACTAAAAGACACTATAAAAAATCTCAATAAATGGGCTAAACCAGAAAGGGTATGGCCTTCAATATTAAATTTTCCTTCCACTGACTATATTTTAAGAGAACCTTACGGAAAAGTATTAATTATTGCTCCTTGGAACTATCCCTTTCAATTAGCACTTTGTCCATTGGTATCGGCTGTGGCGGCAGGAAATCAAGTGGTTTTAAAACCATCAGAGCTAACGCCAAATACTGCAGCAGTTATTAAAAAAATAATTGAAAAAGTTTTTCACGTAAGTCACGTCAAAGTTGAAAACGGTGGTGTTGAAGTAGCTCAAAAATTGCTATCGCAACGCTGGGATTATATCTTTTTCACTGGTAGTGTTCCTGTAGGTAAAGTGGTGGCCAAAGCTGCGGCAGAACATTTGACTCCAGTAACTTTAGAATTAGGCGGAAAAAACCCTTGTATCATTGACGAAACTGCCAATTTAAAACTAGCAGCTAAGCGAATTGTTTGGGGAAAATTCATCAATGCAGGACAAACTTGCATTGCTCCAGATTATATCCTGATACAAAAGGATATGAAAGACCATTTTGTTGATTTTGTGAAAATAGAATTACAAAAAGCCTACGGAGAAGACCCACAAAAATCTCCTGATTTTGCTCGAATTGTGAATGAAAAAAACTGGCTCCGATTGGTCAATATGATTGACTCACAAAAAGTCCTTATAGGCGGAGAATCCAAAATAGATGACTGCTATATCGCTCCTACACTTATTGAAGAAACTTCATTAGATAGCTTAGTAATGCAAGAAGAAATTTTTGGTCCTTTACTACCTTTACTTACTTATGACGACCCAAATGAACTTGAAGCAATAATAGGTCGTTATGAAAAACCACTCGCTTTATATGTATTTACGGAAGATAGAGCTTTTGGAAAAGAAATAATGAAAAAATACTCTTTTGGTGGCGGATGCATCAATGATACAGTAGTGCATTTTTCTAATCAAAGACTGCCTTTTGGCGGTGTAGGTCATAGTGGAATTGGAGCGTACCACGGCCGATTAAGTTTTGATGTTTTTTCACATAAAAAAGGAATTGTAAAAAAAGCCAATTGGCTAGATTTACCTATGAGATATGCGCCATACAAAGACAAATTACAATCCATAAAAAAATTATTACAATGGCTGTAG
- a CDS encoding nitroreductase family protein codes for MAVEKTVSEAIHYRRSVRVFKNEAIDEEKVKQCLGLATLAATSSNMQLWEFYHIVDSDKIQKIAKASFDQNAAKTAKQLVIVVARKDLWRKRKEANITFLKTQFGDKKESEYSKREKFALNYYQKIIPTIYTDFWGILGRIKYLAFHCIGLFKPIYRQARQSDMRIVAHKSAALAAQNFMISMAAINYDTCPMEGFDSLRVKHIIGLPNGSEINMIIGCGIRDENGIYGERFRVPFDQVYFKL; via the coding sequence ATGGCTGTAGAAAAAACAGTAAGTGAGGCAATTCACTACCGAAGATCAGTTCGTGTTTTTAAAAATGAAGCTATTGATGAAGAAAAAGTAAAACAATGTTTAGGTCTAGCCACCTTAGCTGCAACTAGCAGTAATATGCAACTTTGGGAATTTTACCATATCGTAGATTCCGATAAAATTCAAAAAATAGCCAAAGCGAGTTTTGACCAAAATGCGGCAAAAACAGCCAAGCAATTAGTGATTGTTGTGGCACGTAAAGATTTATGGCGAAAAAGAAAAGAAGCCAATATTACCTTTTTGAAAACACAATTCGGCGACAAAAAGGAATCTGAATATAGCAAAAGAGAAAAATTTGCCTTGAACTACTACCAAAAAATCATTCCAACTATTTACACAGATTTTTGGGGAATTCTTGGTAGAATAAAATACCTAGCTTTTCACTGTATTGGCTTATTTAAACCCATTTACAGACAAGCACGACAAAGTGATATGCGTATTGTAGCGCACAAAAGCGCTGCTTTGGCTGCTCAAAATTTTATGATTAGTATGGCTGCCATAAATTATGATACTTGTCCAATGGAAGGTTTTGATTCATTAAGAGTAAAACACATTATTGGCTTACCCAACGGCAGTGAAATCAATATGATTATAGGCTGTGGCATTCGTGATGAAAACGGAATATATGGCGAACGCTTTAGAGTACCATTTGATCAAGTCTATTTTAAATTATAA
- a CDS encoding YifB family Mg chelatase-like AAA ATPase has product MLVKVFGSAVFGVEATTITVEVNIDNGVGYHLVGLPDNAIKESSYRIAAALKNNGYALPGKKITINMAPADLRKEGSAYDLTLAVGILVASSQISTAVLDEYVIMGELSLDGSLQPIKGALPIAIKAKEEGFKGFFLPKQNVKEAAIVAGLDVYGVENVQEVIDFLEGKGTLEPTRIDTRAEFYKTLDFPEFDFSDVKGQESIKRCMEIAAAGGHNIILIGPPGAGKTMLAKRLPSILPPMTLREALETTKIHSVAGKLKEVGLMNQRPFRSPHHTISNVALVGGGSYPQPGEISMAHNGVLFLDELPEFKRDVLEVMRQPLEDREVTISRAKFTVTYPSSFMLVASMNPSPSGFFNDPSAPQTSSPHEMQRYLSKISGPLLDRIDIHIEVTPVPFEKLSDDRKAESSVDIRQRVTAARELQSQRFASLENIHYNAQMNTKHIREFCALDAASKELLKTAMERLNLSARAYDRILKVSRTIADLEASPNVMSLHIAEAIQYRSLDREGWLG; this is encoded by the coding sequence ATGCTCGTTAAAGTTTTTGGAAGTGCCGTTTTTGGGGTGGAAGCTACCACTATTACGGTAGAAGTTAATATTGATAATGGGGTAGGGTATCATTTGGTGGGATTGCCCGATAATGCTATTAAAGAAAGTAGTTATCGCATTGCCGCCGCCCTCAAAAATAATGGGTATGCCTTGCCCGGAAAAAAGATTACCATTAATATGGCTCCGGCCGATTTACGAAAAGAAGGTTCTGCGTATGATTTGACTTTGGCGGTGGGCATTTTAGTTGCTTCCTCACAGATTTCTACTGCTGTTTTGGATGAATATGTCATTATGGGTGAATTGTCTTTGGATGGAAGTTTGCAACCTATCAAAGGTGCATTGCCCATTGCTATAAAAGCCAAAGAAGAGGGATTTAAAGGTTTTTTTCTGCCAAAGCAAAATGTAAAAGAAGCCGCTATAGTTGCAGGATTGGATGTGTATGGCGTTGAAAATGTGCAAGAAGTTATTGATTTTTTAGAAGGGAAAGGAACGCTTGAACCCACGAGAATTGATACAAGGGCAGAATTTTATAAAACCTTAGATTTTCCTGAATTTGATTTTTCGGATGTGAAGGGGCAAGAAAGTATTAAGCGTTGTATGGAAATTGCTGCTGCTGGTGGACATAATATTATTTTGATTGGACCTCCAGGCGCGGGAAAAACGATGCTAGCGAAACGTTTGCCTAGTATTTTGCCTCCAATGACACTCAGAGAAGCACTTGAAACCACTAAAATTCATAGTGTTGCAGGCAAATTGAAAGAAGTAGGACTAATGAATCAAAGGCCTTTTAGGAGTCCGCATCATACTATTTCGAATGTGGCTTTGGTAGGCGGTGGGAGTTATCCTCAGCCGGGTGAAATTTCGATGGCGCATAATGGGGTATTGTTTTTGGATGAATTGCCCGAGTTTAAAAGGGATGTTTTGGAAGTGATGCGACAACCTTTGGAAGATAGGGAAGTAACGATTTCTAGAGCGAAGTTTACGGTGACTTATCCTTCCTCGTTTATGTTGGTAGCGAGTATGAATCCAAGTCCGAGTGGGTTTTTTAATGACCCTAGTGCTCCTCAAACGTCTTCACCACACGAAATGCAACGCTATTTGAGTAAAATTTCTGGGCCGCTTTTGGATAGAATTGATATTCATATTGAAGTAACTCCTGTTCCTTTTGAGAAATTATCGGATGATAGAAAAGCTGAGAGTAGTGTGGATATTAGACAACGAGTTACGGCTGCAAGAGAATTGCAAAGTCAACGTTTTGCATCGTTAGAAAATATTCATTATAACGCTCAAATGAACACGAAGCATATTCGGGAGTTTTGTGCTTTGGATGCTGCTTCAAAAGAGTTGTTGAAAACAGCTATGGAGCGATTGAATCTCTCGGCTAGAGCTTATGATAGAATTTTGAAAGTTTCTAGAACTATTGCTGACCTTGAAGCGTCTCCCAACGTAATGTCCTTGCATATAGCCGAAGCAATACAATACCGTAGTTTGGATAGAGAGGGATGGTTGGGGTAA
- a CDS encoding amidohydrolase family protein codes for MKKLIILLFFGVFIAKTQAQEYFPNNESIPNKNNYYTAFTNVKIYVTPTQVIEKGTLLIQNGKVVASGNSVAIPKNAMIIDAEGKSIYPSFIDMYTSFGAEKPKRAASGERGSSYDTKRAGYYWNENIRSEINAYETFAYDETKAEELLKAGFGVVGTHIQDGIARGTGAIVALNNSDKTNRILSNKASQHFGFTRSVTTNQSYPSSLMGMMALLRQMYHDKEWYKNGNASNKDLSLEALIANEKLVQIFTAEDKLNSLRASKIAKEFGLNYILKGAGNEFERIQEIKKTNASFIIPINFPEAYDVSNPFNANQMELADLRFWNQAPSNLKVLSENGITFALTTDKLKKIEDFRGNLLKAIQFGFDPTKALEALTTTPAALLGKSNEIGSLKTGSYANFIITSGAIFDEKTIVFENWVQGNKYVINDWTVKDIRGEYDLTVSNETYKLKIEGEVAKPKSDITTADKKKVKSNLTFANQWVTLLIKSNDDVKTNFSRLNGLVDTTENLSGKAILNNGSEVTWYAKKTAPFKIVKDSSAVEKPFAVQPVTYPNIAYGNTEIPKAQTLLFKNATVWTNEKEGILEQTDVLVKNGKIAAIGKNLSDGGATIIDAKGKHLTSGIIDEHSHIAISNGVNEGGHNSSAEVTIEDVVNSEDINIYRDLAGGVTTSQLLHGSANPIGGRSAIVKWKWGMEPEELLYKNQPKFIKFALGENVKQSNWGNANPTRFPQTRMGVEQVFTDYFQRAKEYDLAWKKFNASGKKDKTKAPRTDLELQTLAEILNNKRFISCHSYVQSEILMLMNVADKMGFKVNTYTHILEGYKVADKMKEHGVGASTFSDWWAYKFEVNDAIPQNGAIMHNHGLVVAYNSDDAEMSRRLNQEAAKAVKYGNISEEEAWKFVTLNPAKLLHIDDKVGSIKVGKDADVVLWNNNPLSIYAKAEKTLIEGVVYFDSQVDEVKRAANAKERAQLIGQLLLEKNKGMTTQAPKKTIKPEYECDTMEEL; via the coding sequence ATGAAAAAACTTATAATCCTACTCTTTTTTGGTGTTTTTATAGCGAAAACTCAAGCACAAGAGTACTTTCCGAATAACGAAAGTATTCCAAACAAAAACAACTATTACACTGCGTTTACCAACGTAAAAATCTACGTTACCCCTACTCAAGTCATTGAAAAAGGAACTTTACTTATTCAAAATGGCAAAGTAGTAGCATCAGGAAACTCAGTTGCTATCCCCAAAAACGCGATGATAATTGATGCCGAAGGAAAATCAATTTACCCTTCCTTCATCGATATGTATACTAGTTTTGGTGCTGAAAAACCAAAAAGAGCGGCATCTGGCGAAAGAGGTTCTTCTTATGATACCAAACGCGCAGGCTATTATTGGAACGAAAACATTCGCTCAGAAATCAATGCTTACGAAACTTTCGCTTACGACGAAACCAAAGCTGAAGAATTATTAAAAGCCGGATTTGGTGTAGTAGGTACTCATATTCAAGATGGTATTGCTAGAGGAACTGGAGCCATAGTTGCTTTGAATAACAGCGATAAAACCAATCGAATTTTGAGCAACAAAGCCAGCCAGCACTTCGGTTTTACTCGTAGCGTAACTACCAATCAATCCTATCCTTCTTCGCTAATGGGAATGATGGCTTTGCTTCGTCAAATGTATCACGATAAAGAATGGTACAAAAATGGGAATGCCTCCAACAAAGACTTATCATTAGAAGCATTGATTGCTAACGAAAAACTAGTTCAAATTTTTACAGCAGAAGACAAATTGAATAGTTTAAGAGCCTCAAAAATTGCAAAAGAATTTGGCTTAAATTATATCCTTAAAGGAGCTGGAAATGAATTTGAACGCATTCAAGAAATCAAAAAAACGAATGCTAGTTTTATCATCCCGATTAACTTCCCAGAAGCTTACGATGTTTCAAATCCGTTCAATGCGAACCAAATGGAGTTGGCTGACTTACGTTTTTGGAATCAAGCACCTAGCAACTTAAAAGTACTATCTGAAAACGGAATTACTTTCGCATTAACTACAGACAAATTAAAAAAGATAGAGGACTTTAGAGGGAATTTATTAAAAGCCATTCAATTTGGTTTTGACCCGACAAAAGCGTTAGAAGCTTTGACTACTACTCCAGCTGCTTTACTTGGAAAAAGTAATGAAATTGGAAGCTTAAAAACAGGAAGTTATGCCAACTTCATCATTACCTCAGGAGCCATTTTTGATGAAAAAACCATAGTTTTCGAAAACTGGGTACAAGGCAATAAATATGTGATTAACGATTGGACTGTAAAAGACATTCGAGGAGAATATGATTTGACCGTAAGTAATGAAACCTATAAATTAAAAATTGAAGGAGAAGTTGCCAAACCAAAATCAGATATTACAACCGCTGATAAAAAGAAAGTAAAATCGAATTTGACTTTTGCGAATCAATGGGTAACGTTATTAATTAAATCTAATGACGATGTAAAAACCAATTTTTCAAGACTGAATGGCTTGGTAGACACTACTGAAAACTTATCTGGAAAAGCCATTTTAAACAATGGTTCAGAAGTGACTTGGTATGCCAAAAAAACTGCGCCATTTAAGATTGTAAAAGACTCAAGCGCCGTTGAAAAACCATTCGCGGTTCAGCCTGTTACTTATCCAAACATTGCATACGGAAATACTGAAATCCCAAAAGCTCAAACCTTGTTATTCAAAAATGCAACCGTTTGGACAAACGAAAAAGAAGGAATTCTAGAACAAACCGACGTATTGGTTAAAAACGGTAAAATTGCTGCTATCGGAAAAAACCTTTCTGATGGTGGAGCTACTATCATTGATGCCAAAGGAAAACACTTAACTAGCGGTATCATTGACGAACACTCTCACATTGCTATTTCGAATGGTGTAAACGAGGGAGGACACAACTCAAGTGCCGAAGTAACTATCGAAGACGTAGTGAACTCCGAAGACATTAATATTTACAGAGATTTAGCGGGAGGTGTTACTACATCACAATTACTACACGGTTCTGCTAACCCAATCGGTGGACGTTCTGCTATCGTAAAATGGAAATGGGGAATGGAACCAGAAGAATTGTTATACAAAAACCAACCCAAATTCATCAAATTTGCCTTAGGTGAAAACGTAAAACAATCCAACTGGGGTAACGCGAATCCAACTCGTTTTCCTCAAACTCGTATGGGAGTAGAACAAGTATTTACGGATTACTTTCAAAGAGCCAAAGAATACGACTTAGCTTGGAAAAAATTCAATGCAAGCGGTAAAAAAGACAAAACAAAAGCACCAAGAACCGATTTGGAATTACAAACTTTAGCTGAAATTTTAAACAACAAACGATTCATAAGTTGTCATTCTTATGTACAATCAGAAATCTTGATGTTAATGAATGTGGCGGACAAAATGGGCTTCAAAGTAAATACCTATACCCACATTCTTGAAGGATACAAAGTGGCTGACAAAATGAAAGAGCACGGTGTTGGTGCCTCAACTTTCTCTGACTGGTGGGCTTATAAATTCGAAGTAAACGATGCTATTCCACAAAACGGTGCGATTATGCACAACCACGGATTAGTAGTAGCCTACAATTCTGATGATGCTGAAATGTCAAGAAGATTGAACCAAGAAGCTGCAAAAGCGGTAAAATATGGTAATATCTCCGAAGAAGAAGCTTGGAAATTCGTGACTTTAAATCCTGCAAAATTATTACACATAGATGATAAAGTGGGAAGCATAAAAGTAGGCAAAGATGCCGATGTAGTACTTTGGAACAACAATCCTTTGTCTATTTATGCTAAAGCAGAAAAAACGCTAATCGAAGGTGTTGTTTATTTTGATAGCCAAGTTGACGAAGTTAAAAGAGCTGCAAATGCTAAAGAAAGAGCCCAATTGATTGGTCAATTATTGTTAGAAAAAAACAAAGGAATGACCACACAAGCTCCTAAGAAAACGATCAAACCTGAGTACGAATGCGATACAATGGAAGAATTGTAA
- a CDS encoding PAS domain S-box protein, with protein MYFIYVTYNVIEQQTDFIPKVAFTIMLFLSFDILKKSKLYVYFVGFTIVLLSLLTLLEVIPKIVGINLSINALIAITVNYIRKKIDDTLSKESNFIKEIINKGNSLTIACNYHGEIVYCSETIASILGYTHEEVMGYEFWRLTEDPDFIGLPYHDVFVDGQVYIRKLKCKDGSYKFIQWTDKKFTDNVIVGIGQDVTEQRNLNNKYKDIIQNANDLIFETNIRGNFTFINDFSVKTLQYKENELLGKNFISIIRDDYYEEIKTLFIRNTEFPLVEFPINTKYNESIWISLKVIVRKDENGKIIGYSGIGRDITKNKLNEQISNKRQEKIELYNTTIKNLFTVNFRDFEYINSIINLIIENAATVSNSNRVSYWKYREKTIICECIYYLDSNSFGKKIILKKDNYPIHTQKIKQGIQLYKNNVNEDIQSNEFYESYYSIYDIKSSIDTPILLNGELLGVLSFETTHEQRNWDQEDLTFARTIADILSLAIATQKQFEAEKKLQKKSDLLAEMALCTEKFLLSKSLNEMFTDTFEIMGNATQVDHLFYYEKDQNTKLISQKYKWAKKGIPLQITKLQDFNEEHLNEITTKAKKKKLLKTKTSKLKNSFFKRLLIDNEIKSILIVPIFYNDEFSGFIGMDDCTYERNWSKEESFILKTLASNISYALERDKNEKLIHKSEEKFKLIANNIPGTVYLSKFDEFATKVYLNDSIEVLTGYSKLDFLEQKISLMDLLHPEDKELVIEHQNRNFNEGKPYHDRYRIKKKSNEYIWIEEFSDAIRKENSIEYVGGILFDITNQIETEAILKEKELAEAANKAKSDFLANMSHEIRTPLNGIIGFTDLLMKTHLNRTQEKYMTTINQSALSLLDIINDILDFSKIEAGKLDLFIEKQELIEILNQTIDLIFYESSQKKLDLFLKIAPEVPKFVWVDAVRLKQILINLLANAVKFTEKGSITLEVHVIAKDNEAQQTLRFAIIDTGIGILEKNKKKIFYAFSQEDSSTSKKFGGTGLGLTISNQLLSLMNSKLRLESQINKGSTFYFDIDLETSNKITTAETESNTKTAQHSTVITNKVKHEFPNLKIMIVEDNKINMLLLKTIIKNLFYDVEIFEFLNGKEAIEQFEYLNPTLVFMDIQMPIMNGYETTKAIRNLINGKNIPIIAITAGTEKEERKKCLKMGMNDYIPKPIIKGVIEEVILKWIAKN; from the coding sequence ATGTATTTTATATATGTTACTTACAACGTTATTGAACAGCAAACCGATTTTATTCCAAAAGTTGCTTTTACAATAATGCTCTTTTTATCATTTGATATTTTAAAAAAATCAAAACTCTACGTTTATTTTGTTGGATTTACAATAGTGCTATTAAGTCTATTAACTCTTTTAGAAGTAATCCCAAAAATCGTAGGAATAAATCTATCGATTAATGCTTTAATAGCTATAACAGTTAATTACATCAGAAAAAAGATAGATGATACGCTATCAAAAGAAAGTAATTTCATCAAAGAAATCATCAATAAGGGAAACTCACTTACGATTGCTTGCAATTACCATGGTGAAATAGTTTATTGTAGCGAAACTATTGCTTCAATTTTAGGCTATACCCATGAAGAAGTTATGGGATACGAATTTTGGAGATTAACAGAAGATCCAGATTTTATTGGACTCCCCTATCATGATGTATTTGTTGACGGTCAGGTTTACATACGAAAACTGAAATGCAAAGATGGTTCCTATAAATTTATTCAATGGACAGATAAAAAATTTACTGATAATGTCATAGTAGGTATAGGGCAAGATGTAACCGAACAAAGAAATTTAAATAATAAATACAAAGATATTATTCAAAATGCAAATGATTTGATATTCGAAACCAATATAAGAGGAAATTTTACTTTTATCAATGACTTTTCTGTAAAAACACTTCAATACAAAGAAAATGAACTTTTAGGCAAAAATTTCATCTCCATTATTAGAGATGATTATTATGAAGAAATCAAAACATTATTCATTAGAAACACAGAATTCCCGCTAGTAGAATTCCCAATCAACACAAAGTACAATGAAAGTATTTGGATATCTCTCAAAGTAATTGTTAGAAAAGACGAAAACGGAAAAATCATTGGGTATTCCGGTATTGGTCGTGACATCACAAAAAACAAACTAAATGAACAGATAAGCAACAAAAGACAAGAAAAGATAGAATTATATAATACTACCATAAAAAACTTATTCACAGTCAATTTTAGGGATTTTGAGTACATCAATTCTATTATAAACCTAATTATCGAAAACGCAGCAACTGTATCAAATTCTAACCGAGTTAGTTATTGGAAGTACAGAGAAAAAACAATTATTTGCGAATGCATTTACTATCTAGATTCCAACTCCTTTGGGAAAAAAATTATTCTAAAAAAAGATAACTACCCCATACATACCCAAAAAATTAAACAAGGAATTCAATTGTACAAAAACAATGTCAATGAAGATATTCAATCAAATGAATTCTACGAATCCTATTACAGCATATATGATATAAAATCATCTATTGACACTCCAATTTTACTCAATGGTGAATTACTTGGTGTCCTGTCGTTTGAAACCACACACGAACAACGCAATTGGGATCAAGAGGATTTGACATTTGCCAGAACCATTGCAGATATTCTCTCTCTTGCCATAGCAACGCAAAAACAATTTGAAGCCGAAAAAAAATTACAAAAGAAAAGTGATTTACTAGCCGAAATGGCCCTATGTACAGAAAAATTCTTATTGAGTAAAAGTCTCAATGAAATGTTTACGGATACTTTTGAAATTATGGGTAATGCCACACAAGTTGACCATTTATTCTATTATGAAAAAGACCAAAATACTAAACTAATTAGCCAAAAATACAAATGGGCAAAAAAAGGAATCCCATTACAAATAACCAAATTACAAGATTTTAATGAGGAACATTTAAATGAAATAACCACAAAAGCCAAAAAGAAAAAATTACTTAAAACTAAAACTAGCAAACTCAAGAATTCTTTTTTCAAAAGATTACTTATAGATAATGAAATCAAATCTATATTGATTGTTCCCATTTTTTACAATGATGAATTTAGTGGTTTCATTGGAATGGACGATTGTACTTATGAAAGAAACTGGTCAAAAGAAGAAAGTTTTATTTTAAAAACGTTGGCAAGTAATATTTCCTATGCTTTAGAGCGAGATAAAAACGAAAAACTAATTCACAAAAGCGAAGAAAAATTCAAACTCATCGCAAACAATATTCCTGGAACTGTATATCTCTCTAAATTTGATGAATTTGCAACCAAAGTATACCTCAATGACTCAATTGAAGTCTTGACAGGCTATTCAAAATTAGATTTTTTAGAGCAAAAAATCTCCTTAATGGACCTACTTCATCCAGAAGACAAAGAACTTGTAATTGAGCATCAAAACAGAAACTTCAATGAAGGCAAACCCTATCATGACCGCTATCGCATCAAGAAAAAATCAAATGAATATATTTGGATAGAAGAGTTTAGTGACGCCATCAGAAAAGAAAATAGTATAGAATACGTTGGTGGAATTTTATTTGATATTACCAATCAAATTGAAACCGAAGCTATACTCAAAGAAAAAGAACTAGCAGAAGCAGCAAACAAAGCCAAATCGGATTTCTTAGCCAATATGAGTCACGAAATCAGAACCCCATTAAATGGTATAATAGGCTTCACCGATTTACTGATGAAAACCCATCTTAATCGCACACAAGAAAAATACATGACCACGATAAACCAATCGGCGCTCTCATTATTGGATATCATCAACGACATATTGGACTTTTCAAAAATTGAGGCAGGTAAACTTGACCTTTTTATTGAAAAACAGGAATTAATAGAAATTTTAAATCAAACTATAGATCTCATTTTCTACGAATCGAGTCAAAAAAAATTAGATCTATTTTTGAAAATTGCTCCAGAAGTACCCAAATTTGTCTGGGTAGATGCCGTTCGATTAAAACAAATTCTAATTAATCTTTTAGCCAATGCCGTAAAATTTACAGAAAAAGGAAGCATCACACTAGAGGTCCATGTAATCGCTAAAGATAATGAGGCACAACAAACCTTACGTTTTGCAATTATTGATACCGGTATTGGAATTTTAGAAAAAAATAAGAAAAAAATATTCTATGCTTTCTCTCAAGAAGACAGTTCTACTTCCAAAAAATTTGGAGGGACTGGCCTTGGACTAACCATCTCCAATCAATTATTGAGCTTGATGAATAGTAAACTTCGACTAGAAAGCCAAATCAACAAAGGAAGTACGTTTTACTTCGACATAGATCTAGAAACTTCAAACAAAATTACCACAGCAGAGACAGAGTCTAACACCAAAACAGCACAGCACAGCACAGTTATTACAAATAAAGTCAAACACGAGTTTCCCAATCTAAAAATAATGATTGTTGAAGACAACAAAATCAATATGCTCTTGCTCAAAACAATCATCAAAAACCTATTTTATGATGTAGAAATCTTTGAATTCCTAAATGGTAAAGAAGCCATAGAACAATTCGAATACCTAAATCCAACTTTAGTATTTATGGATATTCAAATGCCAATAATGAATGGCTATGAAACTACAAAAGCCATTAGAAACCTTATAAACGGCAAAAACATCCCCATTATTGCTATAACCGCTGGAACCGAGAAAGAAGAACGTAAAAAATGTTTAAAAATGGGAATGAATGACTACATCCCAAAACCTATAATAAAAGGAGTTATTGAAGAAGTAATTTTAAAATGGATTGCTAAAAATTAA